In Desulfobaccales bacterium, one DNA window encodes the following:
- the lptD gene encoding LPS assembly protein LptD — MRYRIRILAFGLLIFLLSAGSAGAVMEMEMFKQERFQGGPWSIRAEKLTYDAANHIYTAEGRVEIRQGDRRINAEQVEVNETTKIARVKGNVVLVLGEDIFTGQEGQFNLATRCGEMQGARLFLAKNHFHVDSPLMRKTGENTYYAEEAKVTTCDADQPVWSFSASKLSVVLEGYAAGRNGLMRLAGIPVLYLPVAVLPVMTSRQSGFLIPSFGQHRAGGSVVEAPFYWAINNYADVMLYQTVLSNRGYMQGAEFRSRGHNEAAANFRFFYINDSYAPYNENGTTNRRYWASGMVNQPIGEWEARGTLDRVSDSNYLADFNFGYMGLNRYSRDLLMEFGRDLEQQEVNTRVSSFLLARNFSVANFTLYTQYYEKLVNNDPNLFNRVPGVSFNSVPLRLGGLPLYFGLNSTYNYFYQNHGMTGDRTEVHPQLWLQGQPLPGISFSSRVGFRETLFRVDHSVPDGPPEQYIPRNLYDSKVALSGAWDKDYGRGEGSSHFFRHILRPDVTYWNIPRYNPKRYPDFDPFDQGWLAQADRNLPIRDGEDPIGGVNALTYGITNNFLWRSQNQQGQAMVRDTFWLRLSQSAFFDRTGMGLDGNPVFHQRFSDFWGEMQFYPVQQVALGSNIGLNPYEKSFDRADFKVTFLDQKSQNYVSANYIFVRNFAKQINVETYLNLLSSVKTWLTYGHTFATNNQLEKRYGVVLQRQCWGVVLSYTDRPNDQRIGFTVFIPGLGEKMKRSPVRFPNESKNQEGPDLF; from the coding sequence ATGCGATATCGGATTCGGATCCTGGCCTTTGGATTGTTGATCTTCCTGCTCAGCGCGGGGAGCGCCGGTGCGGTCATGGAGATGGAGATGTTTAAGCAGGAACGCTTCCAGGGAGGGCCATGGAGCATCCGCGCCGAAAAACTTACCTACGATGCCGCCAACCATATCTATACCGCTGAAGGCCGCGTCGAGATCCGCCAGGGCGACCGGCGGATAAACGCGGAACAGGTGGAGGTCAATGAGACCACGAAAATCGCCCGGGTCAAGGGCAATGTGGTCCTGGTCCTGGGAGAAGATATCTTTACTGGCCAGGAGGGCCAGTTCAACCTGGCGACGCGTTGTGGCGAAATGCAGGGGGCGCGCCTCTTTCTGGCCAAGAACCACTTTCATGTGGATAGCCCCCTGATGCGCAAGACCGGCGAAAATACCTATTACGCGGAGGAGGCTAAGGTCACCACCTGCGATGCCGACCAACCCGTGTGGAGCTTTTCGGCGAGCAAACTCTCCGTGGTCCTGGAGGGGTATGCTGCGGGCCGGAACGGCTTGATGCGCCTGGCCGGGATTCCGGTGCTCTACTTGCCGGTGGCCGTCCTGCCCGTGATGACGAGCCGGCAAAGCGGCTTCTTGATTCCTTCCTTTGGGCAGCACCGGGCGGGCGGTTCGGTGGTGGAAGCCCCCTTTTATTGGGCCATCAACAACTACGCTGACGTCATGCTTTACCAGACCGTGCTCTCGAACCGGGGGTACATGCAGGGAGCGGAATTCCGCAGCCGGGGACATAACGAGGCCGCGGCCAATTTCCGGTTCTTCTATATTAATGACAGCTATGCGCCCTACAATGAAAACGGCACCACCAACCGGCGTTACTGGGCTTCGGGCATGGTCAACCAGCCCATAGGAGAATGGGAGGCCAGGGGGACCCTGGACCGGGTAAGCGATTCCAATTACCTCGCCGACTTCAATTTCGGCTATATGGGCCTAAACCGCTATTCCCGGGACTTGCTCATGGAGTTTGGCCGGGATCTGGAGCAACAGGAGGTAAATACCCGGGTTTCCAGCTTCTTGCTGGCCCGCAACTTCTCTGTGGCCAATTTCACCCTCTATACCCAGTACTATGAGAAACTGGTCAACAACGACCCCAACCTGTTCAACCGGGTGCCGGGAGTGTCGTTCAATTCAGTGCCGCTGCGCCTGGGCGGTCTGCCGCTTTATTTTGGCCTGAACTCCACGTATAATTACTTTTATCAGAACCATGGCATGACCGGGGACCGAACGGAGGTGCATCCTCAGCTCTGGCTGCAGGGTCAACCGTTGCCGGGTATATCGTTCAGTTCCCGGGTGGGGTTCCGGGAGACTCTGTTTCGGGTGGATCACAGCGTTCCCGATGGCCCGCCGGAGCAATACATCCCACGCAATTTATACGATTCCAAAGTGGCTCTGTCCGGGGCCTGGGATAAGGATTATGGCCGGGGCGAAGGGTCTAGCCATTTTTTCAGACATATTCTGCGTCCCGATGTGACTTATTGGAATATCCCCAGGTATAACCCCAAGCGCTATCCCGACTTCGATCCGTTTGACCAGGGCTGGCTGGCCCAGGCCGACCGCAACTTGCCGATCCGGGATGGGGAAGATCCCATCGGCGGGGTCAACGCTTTAACTTATGGGATTACCAACAACTTCCTGTGGCGCAGTCAGAACCAGCAAGGTCAGGCCATGGTGCGGGATACGTTCTGGCTCCGTCTGAGCCAGAGCGCCTTTTTTGACAGGACCGGCATGGGCTTGGACGGTAATCCCGTATTTCACCAGCGCTTTTCCGACTTTTGGGGGGAAATGCAGTTCTACCCCGTGCAACAAGTCGCCTTGGGGAGCAATATAGGCCTCAATCCATACGAAAAAAGCTTTGACCGGGCGGATTTCAAGGTAACCTTTTTGGACCAGAAGAGTCAGAATTATGTGAGCGCTAATTATATTTTTGTCAGGAACTTCGCCAAACAAATCAATGTCGAGACCTATCTCAACCTGCTCAGTTCTGTGAAAACCTGGCTCACGTATGGTCACACCTTTGCGACCAACAACCAACTGGAGAAACGCTATGGCGTGGTCTTGCAACGCCAGTGTTGGGGGGTAGTCCTGTCGTACACCGACCGGCCGAATGATCAGAGGATTGGTTTCACCGTATTCATTCCGGGGTTGGGAGAGAAGATGAAGCGCTCGCCGGTGCGGTTCCCCAATGAAAGTAAGAACCAGGAAGGTCCTGATCTGTTTTAA
- a CDS encoding FAD-dependent oxidoreductase — protein MQSKSPEELHPPCAAACPVGTDARRYVGLIFQGRYEEAMEVIKANNVIASVCAYICAHPCEDACRRQYVEGPLAIRALKRFVMDHTREYRRSRYKRASLTRPQRVAIVGSGPAGLAAARDLLHQGYPVTLFERESEPGGMPMQVVPKFRLPKAVVWEDLKELEALGAEFRTGQTWGQDFSLQDLKEQGYDAIMLAIGLQKGRSLPVPGMHADGVHLALPFLRQVAQGQKPPLGQKVLVVGCGNVAMDAARAVKRLGAPEVLMICLEAPGQLFASPVETERTKDEVIDLIYQWAPKVVQAEGGRVQGIELMACTSLFDDLGRFAPTYDETRTQRLEADTVIFAIGQEAELDAALQEGLELAGPGLRVDRQTMATSLPGVFGAGIFLAGEIFTGPTLAVAAAASGRKAAGAIDHFLRSGRYITVSEDCPRPNPRLPKEQASRICRVPTRPLKERPVADRLKDFDSAELVYEEQDALIEARRCLHCGRGAEVIGHKCIRCLTCVRCCPFLVPHMESQAVFPEETCIACGFCASQCPAYAINIRRLEPPAMRQRVAHVLINGPREITYACMRGLTSREQLKAPDTVWWDCLKLLQQEDLLAPFEFGATGLVLRECKEDCRLQTAASWLQRLVSRTNEMLVTVGLGEGVRFAPEIDASEGPAKDPKEGS, from the coding sequence ATGCAGTCCAAGAGCCCGGAAGAATTGCACCCGCCATGCGCTGCAGCATGCCCGGTAGGCACTGATGCCAGGCGCTATGTCGGCCTGATCTTCCAAGGCCGTTATGAAGAAGCTATGGAAGTGATCAAGGCTAACAATGTGATTGCTTCCGTCTGTGCTTATATATGTGCCCATCCATGCGAAGATGCCTGCCGGCGGCAATATGTGGAGGGTCCCCTGGCTATTCGCGCTTTAAAGCGCTTTGTCATGGACCATACCCGGGAATACCGGCGGAGCCGGTACAAGCGAGCCTCCCTGACCCGGCCCCAGCGCGTGGCCATTGTCGGCAGCGGCCCGGCCGGCCTGGCGGCCGCACGGGATTTGCTGCACCAGGGTTATCCCGTGACGCTGTTCGAACGGGAATCAGAGCCCGGGGGCATGCCCATGCAGGTGGTGCCCAAGTTTCGCCTCCCCAAAGCTGTGGTGTGGGAAGACCTGAAAGAATTGGAGGCCCTGGGAGCAGAGTTCCGCACCGGCCAGACCTGGGGGCAGGATTTTTCCCTCCAGGACTTAAAAGAACAGGGCTATGACGCCATTATGCTGGCCATCGGCTTGCAGAAGGGCCGAAGTCTGCCGGTTCCCGGGATGCACGCCGACGGGGTGCATCTGGCCCTTCCCTTTTTGCGCCAGGTGGCCCAGGGGCAAAAGCCGCCTCTGGGCCAGAAAGTGTTGGTTGTGGGGTGCGGCAACGTGGCCATGGATGCCGCCCGGGCCGTAAAACGGCTGGGGGCTCCGGAAGTGTTGATGATCTGCCTGGAAGCTCCCGGCCAGCTCTTTGCCTCGCCGGTGGAAACCGAGCGCACCAAGGACGAAGTGATCGACCTCATTTATCAATGGGCCCCCAAAGTGGTGCAGGCCGAGGGGGGACGGGTGCAGGGCATTGAATTGATGGCCTGTACGTCGCTTTTCGATGACCTGGGCCGGTTTGCCCCCACCTACGATGAGACTCGGACCCAGCGCCTGGAAGCCGATACGGTGATCTTTGCCATCGGGCAGGAGGCCGAACTGGACGCGGCGCTGCAAGAAGGGCTGGAATTGGCGGGACCAGGGTTGCGGGTGGATCGGCAGACCATGGCCACCTCGCTCCCCGGGGTTTTTGGGGCTGGGATATTTCTCGCAGGGGAAATCTTTACCGGGCCTACTCTGGCCGTGGCGGCCGCGGCCAGCGGCCGGAAGGCTGCCGGGGCCATCGACCATTTTCTCCGCAGCGGCCGGTACATCACCGTGTCGGAAGACTGTCCCCGGCCGAACCCGAGGTTGCCGAAGGAGCAGGCCTCCAGGATCTGCCGTGTCCCCACGCGCCCTCTCAAAGAGCGCCCGGTGGCGGACCGCCTCAAGGATTTTGACAGCGCCGAACTGGTCTATGAGGAACAAGATGCTCTGATCGAGGCCCGGCGCTGCCTGCACTGCGGCCGGGGGGCAGAGGTGATTGGCCACAAGTGTATCCGTTGCCTCACCTGCGTGCGATGTTGCCCCTTTTTGGTCCCGCATATGGAAAGTCAGGCGGTATTTCCCGAGGAAACCTGCATTGCCTGTGGCTTCTGCGCATCCCAGTGCCCGGCCTACGCCATCAATATCCGGCGCCTAGAGCCGCCGGCCATGCGCCAGCGAGTTGCGCACGTCTTGATCAATGGTCCCCGGGAGATAACCTACGCCTGTATGCGTGGCCTGACCAGCCGGGAGCAACTCAAGGCTCCGGACACGGTGTGGTGGGACTGCCTGAAGCTGCTTCAGCAGGAGGACCTCCTGGCTCCTTTTGAATTTGGAGCTACCGGTCTGGTCTTGCGCGAATGCAAGGAAGATTGCCGCCTGCAGACGGCCGCCTCCTGGCTCCAGCGGCTGGTCAGCCGCACCAATGAGATGCTGGTAACCGTGGGGCTCGGGGAGGGGGTACGTTTTGCCCCGGAGATCGACGCATCCGAAGGACCGGCCAAGGACCCAAAGGAAGGCTCGTGA
- a CDS encoding sulfurtransferase TusA family protein, whose product MKFMDHCPADATADLVYRACPMHLLEPMELMKDLKQGQVLEILTDYDGALEDIPAWCAKNGQEFMGICEDACDDCYKLYIKKLS is encoded by the coding sequence ATGAAATTTATGGATCATTGCCCGGCCGATGCCACGGCTGATTTAGTCTATCGCGCTTGTCCCATGCACCTTCTGGAGCCGATGGAATTAATGAAAGACCTGAAGCAGGGTCAGGTGTTGGAAATTTTGACCGACTATGACGGCGCCCTGGAAGACATCCCGGCTTGGTGCGCCAAAAACGGGCAAGAGTTTATGGGCATCTGCGAAGATGCCTGCGACGATTGCTATAAGCTCTACATTAAGAAGCTATCCTGA
- a CDS encoding cysteine desulfurase family protein has protein sequence MKRAYMDHAAATPVRPEVLEAMLPFFVERFGNPSAVYDLGSEIKAVMEEQRGKVARLIGARNEEIIFTSSGAEANNLAIKGMALANFLKRGKHLIVSGIEHHSVLNSARFLEKFFDFEVTFLPVDRYGRVDPERLKKALTPATVMVSIGHGSNEIGTLQDISELVAVCRAAGVPFHTDAVATVGQVPVDVKELGVDLLTISGPALGAPKGIGALYFRNKLRLVPQLNGGIQENGRRGGTENIPGIVGFGRAAELAFQELDEKAVYLAKLRDLLVAGILQNVPNVFYTGHPDNRLPGHASFCFEGIEGEALVFRLSSQGIYANTGSACASKALKTSPVLGAIGINPEVAQGSLVFTLSRSNREEEVNHVLSHLPLAVENLRSFSPVWRKKMAAGAGA, from the coding sequence ATGAAAAGAGCCTATATGGATCACGCGGCGGCCACGCCGGTTCGCCCCGAAGTTTTGGAAGCCATGTTGCCTTTCTTTGTCGAACGGTTTGGGAATCCTTCTGCCGTGTATGACCTCGGATCTGAAATCAAAGCGGTCATGGAAGAGCAGCGCGGCAAGGTGGCCCGGCTCATCGGCGCCCGCAATGAAGAGATTATCTTCACCTCCTCGGGTGCGGAAGCCAATAATCTGGCCATCAAAGGCATGGCCCTGGCTAATTTTCTGAAGCGAGGCAAACACCTGATCGTTTCGGGCATCGAACACCACTCGGTACTTAATTCGGCGAGGTTCCTGGAGAAGTTTTTCGATTTTGAAGTAACCTTTCTGCCCGTTGACCGGTACGGCCGGGTTGATCCGGAACGTCTTAAGAAGGCCCTCACCCCGGCCACGGTCATGGTTTCCATCGGCCACGGCAGTAACGAGATCGGCACCCTCCAGGATATCTCCGAGCTGGTGGCGGTGTGCCGGGCGGCAGGGGTCCCTTTTCACACTGATGCCGTGGCTACCGTGGGCCAGGTGCCGGTGGATGTAAAAGAGCTGGGCGTGGACCTGTTAACTATTTCAGGTCCGGCCCTGGGAGCGCCCAAAGGCATCGGGGCTTTGTATTTTCGCAACAAACTGCGGCTGGTGCCCCAGCTCAACGGCGGCATTCAAGAAAACGGCAGGCGGGGCGGCACCGAGAATATTCCCGGCATTGTGGGCTTCGGAAGGGCGGCGGAGCTAGCGTTTCAGGAATTGGATGAGAAAGCCGTCTACCTGGCGAAGCTGAGGGATCTTTTGGTCGCAGGAATCCTGCAGAATGTCCCCAACGTCTTTTATACCGGCCATCCGGATAATAGACTGCCAGGCCATGCCAGTTTCTGCTTCGAAGGCATTGAGGGTGAGGCCTTGGTTTTCAGGTTGAGTAGCCAGGGAATCTATGCCAATACCGGTTCGGCCTGCGCCTCCAAGGCCCTCAAGACCTCGCCGGTTTTGGGCGCCATCGGCATCAATCCGGAAGTGGCCCAGGGCTCCCTGGTATTTACCCTGAGTCGCTCTAACCGGGAGGAAGAGGTAAACCATGTCCTTTCGCACCTGCCCCTGGCAGTAGAAAATCTCCGGTCTTTCTCGCCGGTCTGGCGGAAGAAAATGGCCGCAGGAGCAGGAGCCTAA
- a CDS encoding Rrf2 family transcriptional regulator, which translates to MKLSTRSRYGTRLMVDMAQHYHDGPIHLANVAKRQGISVKYLEQIIIPLKKAHYIQSVRGPKGGHALAKPPEEITVGEIVALLEEGASFAECSDHDDSCERSSTCLTRHLWKEAAQAMFDKLNAITLADVMEMGEPCLSDQGV; encoded by the coding sequence ATGAAGCTCTCCACCAGAAGCCGCTATGGCACCCGTCTTATGGTAGATATGGCCCAGCATTATCATGATGGCCCCATTCACCTGGCCAACGTCGCCAAACGGCAAGGGATCTCCGTGAAATATCTGGAGCAAATCATCATTCCTTTGAAGAAGGCTCATTATATTCAAAGTGTGCGAGGCCCCAAAGGTGGTCATGCCCTGGCCAAGCCCCCGGAGGAAATTACGGTGGGGGAAATCGTGGCGTTACTGGAAGAGGGCGCGAGTTTCGCGGAGTGTTCAGACCATGACGACTCTTGTGAGCGTTCTTCAACCTGTTTGACGCGTCATCTTTGGAAAGAGGCGGCGCAAGCTATGTTTGACAAATTAAACGCCATTACCCTGGCCGATGTGATGGAAATGGGCGAACCCTGCCTTTCCGATCAAGGAGTCTAA
- the nifU gene encoding Fe-S cluster assembly scaffold protein NifU yields the protein MYSATVMDHFNNPRNAGVIEDADGIGEVGNPVCGDMMTFYIKVKDNRLEDVKFQTFGCVAAIAVSSMVSEMAKGKHLEEAKKITNKLVAETLGGLPPNKLHCSNLGAEALTLAINNYQEKSHTAPEK from the coding sequence ATGTATAGCGCAACCGTAATGGACCATTTCAACAATCCCCGTAATGCCGGGGTTATCGAAGATGCCGACGGGATTGGCGAGGTAGGCAACCCTGTCTGTGGCGATATGATGACTTTCTACATCAAGGTCAAGGACAACCGTTTGGAGGACGTAAAATTCCAGACCTTCGGCTGTGTGGCTGCGATTGCCGTATCCAGTATGGTGAGCGAGATGGCAAAAGGCAAGCACCTGGAGGAGGCCAAAAAGATTACCAATAAACTGGTGGCCGAAACCCTGGGCGGCCTGCCGCCGAACAAGCTGCATTGCTCCAATCTGGGAGCCGAGGCCTTGACGCTGGCCATTAACAATTATCAGGAGAAGAGCCATACAGCTCCCGAAAAATGA
- a CDS encoding multiheme c-type cytochrome has translation MDGYGVVRFLVTGMMLLVISACGESPINVEALKSKPKEYVGSDTCKLCHLEHYDSWKMTLHSRMMQDAQKNRDAIVTEIDPAVIRADLEKIKAKLKIPVDKFYIPKVEDIKYTVGSQWKQRYLVEKDGNLVFAPIQYNLESHRWVNYNEDKWEKKLWFNDCGGCHATGVNLEKKTFIEPGVSCEACHGKGSWHAALPKTAVFEKRTTIVNPAKLTMGVAVQICGSCHNRGKATKQKGVEWAVGYEPGKALEAYFKSTSFAAGDVKHLYANEFSQGHHQQYIDWSLSIHAKEGVTCTSCHYVHQIGMPPTRSQTVSAGSKQCLTCHVQMNNNQAHSIHSFANCVGCHMPKIATSGESGDIHSHVFVTLLPKDTLANPVIPNSCQTCHKHKNQDLKQLQAAYDALTVLPKPVGLSQKAVEVPKEVPKKAEAPAPAPAPKAEAPKPPAEAPKAPPKEGEKK, from the coding sequence ATGGACGGCTACGGGGTGGTGAGATTCTTGGTGACGGGTATGATGCTGCTGGTCATAAGCGCTTGCGGCGAGTCCCCGATTAACGTAGAGGCCCTGAAATCCAAGCCCAAGGAATACGTAGGCTCGGATACCTGCAAACTCTGTCATCTGGAGCATTACGACTCCTGGAAGATGACCCTGCACAGCCGGATGATGCAGGACGCCCAGAAGAACCGGGACGCCATCGTCACTGAGATCGATCCTGCGGTAATCCGGGCTGATCTGGAAAAAATCAAAGCCAAGCTTAAGATTCCGGTGGACAAGTTTTATATTCCCAAGGTGGAAGACATCAAGTACACCGTCGGCAGCCAGTGGAAGCAGCGGTACCTGGTGGAAAAGGATGGAAACCTCGTCTTTGCCCCCATTCAATACAATCTGGAGTCCCACCGCTGGGTCAATTACAACGAAGACAAGTGGGAGAAAAAGCTCTGGTTTAATGACTGCGGCGGCTGCCATGCCACCGGAGTGAATTTAGAGAAGAAAACTTTTATTGAACCCGGCGTGAGCTGCGAGGCCTGTCACGGCAAGGGCTCCTGGCACGCGGCTCTCCCCAAGACCGCGGTCTTCGAGAAGCGGACCACCATCGTCAATCCGGCCAAACTCACCATGGGGGTGGCGGTGCAAATCTGCGGCTCCTGCCACAATCGGGGCAAGGCCACCAAGCAAAAAGGCGTCGAATGGGCCGTGGGTTATGAGCCGGGGAAAGCCCTGGAGGCTTATTTCAAATCCACCTCGTTTGCCGCGGGCGACGTCAAGCACTTGTATGCCAATGAGTTCTCCCAGGGCCACCACCAGCAGTATATTGACTGGTCCCTATCGATACACGCCAAAGAAGGGGTGACCTGCACTTCCTGCCATTACGTGCACCAGATCGGCATGCCGCCCACCCGGTCCCAAACAGTGAGCGCGGGCTCCAAGCAATGTCTCACCTGCCACGTGCAGATGAACAACAATCAGGCCCACTCCATTCATTCCTTTGCCAACTGCGTGGGCTGCCATATGCCCAAAATCGCCACCAGCGGGGAATCCGGCGATATCCACAGCCACGTGTTCGTGACCTTGTTGCCCAAAGATACCCTGGCCAATCCAGTGATCCCCAACTCCTGCCAGACCTGCCACAAGCATAAGAATCAGGATCTGAAGCAGTTGCAGGCAGCTTATGATGCCCTGACCGTGCTACCCAAACCGGTGGGACTGTCCCAGAAGGCGGTGGAGGTTCCAAAGGAGGTTCCCAAGAAGGCAGAGGCCCCGGCACCAGCTCCGGCCCCCAAAGCAGAGGCTCCCAAACCACCGGCTGAGGCCCCCAAGGCGCCTCCCAAAGAAGGCGAAAAGAAATAA
- a CDS encoding CHRD domain-containing protein — protein MKFFLSAFLTLAVTVLGLPSQGLTLPITYTANLDGPSESPPNASPGTGFTTVIFDSAAHTLEIHATFSDLIGPTTAAHIHAATDSPFTGTAGVATQTPTFAGFPLGVTSGTYEHTFDLTLASSWNPAFIAAQGGTPAGAEASLDAALAAGKAYFNIHSTFRPGGEIRGFLVVPAPATLLLFGTGLAGLAGTRLRRKKQ, from the coding sequence ATGAAATTCTTTCTAAGCGCATTCCTGACCCTGGCTGTCACAGTCCTGGGTCTGCCCTCTCAGGGCCTCACCCTCCCTATCACCTACACAGCGAATCTAGACGGCCCGAGCGAATCTCCGCCCAACGCATCGCCCGGAACCGGCTTCACCACGGTCATCTTCGATTCCGCTGCCCACACCCTGGAGATCCATGCAACCTTCAGTGATTTGATCGGACCTACGACCGCGGCGCACATCCATGCCGCTACGGACTCACCGTTTACCGGTACCGCAGGAGTCGCTACCCAGACACCAACTTTCGCTGGCTTCCCTCTGGGAGTGACGAGTGGGACTTACGAGCACACCTTTGACCTGACCCTGGCCTCGTCATGGAACCCCGCCTTCATTGCTGCCCAAGGAGGGACTCCGGCAGGCGCTGAAGCGTCGCTTGACGCTGCCTTAGCGGCTGGAAAGGCCTATTTTAACATTCATTCCACTTTCCGTCCTGGTGGTGAGATTCGCGGCTTTTTAGTGGTGCCCGCTCCAGCCACTCTCCTTCTCTTCGGCACTGGTTTAGCAGGCTTGGCAGGAACCCGACTCAGAAGGAAGAAACAATAG
- a CDS encoding SulP family inorganic anion transporter — MPRKKSREGTEKFETVVATPDGATAMLRLDLLRNYKLRYLPNDLLAGLIIFMVTIPAALAYSQMAGLKPINGLYGSLLAMAVYGLFGTSRQLIIDCEATVAILVASSLATFAAGADPARYLALAMMLAIMVGVIQVVGGIARIGFISDFIPKSVVIGFLNGMALIIILSQVGKISGIELKQEGFFLQIWELGTKIFTYHPLTLYMGAACLLGLFLFRFIPKLPEAVLVVGLAAVAVMWLGLENQGIKIVGSVPAGLPNPTLPQIKFSDILDLLPFSVGLALVSYIDCAVTVRAFAMKGRYRIAPNQELIALGLANVGAGFCQGFAIGGSQSRTVVNDQYGGRTQFAGFSAAIMLGLFLLYFTDILKHLPIVALSAIIVVAGIRLFSFKEVITAWRTRPASAYFSIATTAAVLIAGLMIGILVAVVFAIILVLHRLARPHETITRPPIVPGLMIYRFGGPLYFFNAAHFSHRVQELIDSARPQVTFFLVNAEAIVDMDVNAVEMLDELHGDLKSRGIVLGICNAKGHFRKVLQGSRLHTRAGFDLYNSVVDVLNELRKGQPEKDNKSEDEIPTEKNNKSESADNKSKVEVPSS, encoded by the coding sequence ATGCCAAGAAAAAAAAGCAGAGAGGGAACTGAGAAGTTCGAAACGGTGGTCGCCACGCCAGACGGCGCCACCGCCATGCTGCGACTTGATCTGCTGCGGAATTATAAACTGCGCTATTTGCCGAACGACCTGCTAGCCGGTCTGATCATTTTCATGGTGACCATCCCCGCGGCGCTGGCCTACTCTCAAATGGCCGGGCTTAAGCCTATTAACGGCCTTTATGGCTCCCTGCTGGCCATGGCGGTTTATGGCCTCTTCGGCACCTCTCGCCAACTTATTATTGACTGTGAGGCCACGGTGGCAATCCTGGTGGCCTCCTCCCTGGCAACATTCGCCGCAGGTGCAGACCCGGCCCGCTACCTGGCCCTGGCCATGATGCTCGCCATCATGGTAGGGGTCATTCAGGTGGTCGGAGGTATAGCCCGGATAGGGTTCATTTCCGACTTTATTCCTAAATCCGTGGTCATCGGATTTCTCAACGGCATGGCCCTGATCATCATCTTAAGTCAAGTGGGAAAAATTTCCGGGATTGAACTCAAACAGGAAGGTTTTTTCCTGCAGATTTGGGAATTGGGCACCAAGATCTTCACGTATCACCCACTCACCTTATATATGGGGGCAGCCTGCCTCCTGGGATTGTTCCTGTTTCGCTTTATTCCCAAGCTGCCTGAGGCAGTCCTCGTGGTGGGTCTGGCCGCGGTCGCGGTAATGTGGTTGGGATTGGAAAACCAGGGAATCAAGATCGTCGGTTCCGTCCCCGCCGGACTGCCGAATCCTACGCTGCCACAGATAAAGTTCTCCGATATCCTGGATTTGTTGCCCTTCAGCGTGGGCCTGGCCCTCGTCTCTTATATAGACTGCGCGGTCACGGTGCGGGCCTTTGCCATGAAAGGGCGGTATCGGATAGCTCCCAACCAGGAGTTGATAGCTTTGGGTCTGGCCAATGTGGGGGCAGGTTTTTGCCAAGGGTTCGCGATCGGGGGCAGTCAGTCGCGCACCGTGGTGAATGATCAATACGGCGGGCGCACCCAGTTCGCGGGGTTCTCCGCCGCCATCATGCTCGGCCTGTTTTTGCTCTATTTCACCGATATCCTCAAGCATCTCCCGATCGTGGCGCTCTCGGCGATCATTGTCGTAGCGGGAATCAGGCTTTTCAGCTTTAAAGAAGTTATAACCGCGTGGCGAACGCGGCCGGCTTCGGCCTACTTCAGCATTGCCACCACCGCCGCGGTTCTGATCGCCGGTCTCATGATCGGCATCTTGGTGGCGGTGGTTTTCGCCATCATTCTCGTCCTGCACCGGCTGGCCCGGCCCCATGAAACCATCACCCGGCCGCCGATTGTGCCGGGTCTCATGATCTACCGGTTTGGCGGGCCGCTCTACTTTTTTAACGCCGCTCATTTCTCCCACCGGGTTCAGGAACTGATCGATTCGGCCCGGCCCCAGGTCACCTTCTTCCTCGTCAATGCCGAGGCCATTGTAGATATGGATGTGAACGCCGTCGAGATGCTGGATGAGCTTCACGGCGACCTTAAAAGTCGAGGCATTGTCCTGGGCATTTGCAACGCCAAAGGGCATTTCCGGAAGGTGCTTCAGGGTAGCCGGCTTCACACCCGGGCTGGCTTTGACCTTTACAATTCAGTCGTAGACGTGTTGAATGAGCTCAGGAAGGGACAACCTGAAAAAGATAACAAATCAGAGGATGAAATTCCTACTGAAAAAAATAACAAATCCGAGAGCGCAGATAACAAATCAAAGGTTGAAGTTCCCAGTTCTTGA